The following proteins are encoded in a genomic region of Dyadobacter sp. UC 10:
- a CDS encoding sensor histidine kinase, which translates to MNLKRLVLLLFCIGFAPAIAQKDNAAQRENGKPMSGYYQSSEYHAHDQNFAITQDTSGIMYFGNFAGVLEFDGATWNTIQTENVTRVSALATDRKGRVLVGANGEFGYLSYDSLGVHRFVCLSAQLREKPSQILQIVPASNGSWFIGDRLNFFWNGKSVSTYKHNLSIQSAFPFNENTLVYAREKGISVMQNGKVSPVLRGENVPVLLDLVAVVPFSDQSAMLVTSGQGIYMLKNNRIENAPGNANAVLTGNKATAAVRLRDGKIAISTGTQGMLVLTADGDVAYPIFNEESIRERQVTAMFSDRDDNVWLALNDGLARLDLPSAISVFDENSGLKGAVTSVTRLSGRLFIGTLSGLYYLESNRIVRVNAFQGSCLGFDVAGGNLYVASNKGLFQLAENLALNSIGNEFSLCITASQSGKELFAGLQDGLAIYTKNNGGWERERVKGVTEQITGVTEFPAGTFWLETLSNGIIKLDPAIGSIKRFSAPQGITSPLYNKLAVFGNRLVVSNKDGLFEYHANGDRFTPATWLTSRRAWFDRVEGDDQGNIWTTRGDKKSVTYFRKIKSGVGFEQLETPFAPISNVPFQIVFPDRAGVAWLGGDQGLFRLDMNAGGHYGQSYPVLLRRVATQDGVLPIPDEKGSEVTLGHRQNNLTIEYALPSFHSNQEVEYQYILENYDKGWSEWNPLTRKEYNGLPSGSYVFKVRARDIYGNISKEATFPVTILTPWFRQWYMIALYIIAFAVLIYYVVRWRIRRIVREKQELENLIRERTEEVVNQKEELEHQSDELSATNDQLERIDEFVKSINGEVNTKKLFQLVLDRLCGFQNVDGASALVFNKAADNYQFIALAGSVENADVEDVRMSAREAEERYVEHGEEVFEDIFLKSNFRNQNSNRSIGDNFSPKSLISILIRVEGEVKSYITLENMEREHAFQERDFNMVKNLKEHLIGAYIKTNILENLENTLSNLKSTQEELIRQERLASVGSLTKGIVDRILNPLNYINNFSQSSGKLLKEITEVTDKHQEGLSEDEKDDLESGFDMLQKNLEKIYEHGNSTTRIVKDMQKLLKGKSTEFFVTELNPFLESKARSAVQEVLNEYKDAQVKLSFALDTEPVRVSLLPYEFAQVLHNLISNACYAVAEKAKLAKHLEPEIKITTRAAGDGVSIFLRDNGKGIPQKETEQLFNPFFTTKPTSKGTGLGLYMSKDIIEYHKGSMSVISREGEFTEVEIFLPIVK; encoded by the coding sequence ATGAATTTGAAACGGCTTGTACTCTTACTTTTTTGCATTGGCTTTGCCCCGGCAATAGCTCAAAAGGACAATGCTGCCCAGCGCGAGAACGGCAAGCCGATGTCCGGCTACTACCAGTCTTCGGAATACCACGCACACGATCAGAATTTTGCCATCACTCAGGACACTTCGGGCATTATGTACTTCGGCAATTTTGCAGGGGTGCTCGAATTCGACGGCGCGACCTGGAATACAATTCAAACTGAAAATGTAACGCGCGTCTCAGCCCTGGCTACTGACAGGAAAGGGCGGGTGCTGGTCGGTGCGAACGGGGAATTCGGCTACCTGTCTTACGATTCACTGGGAGTGCATCGTTTTGTGTGCCTGTCTGCCCAGCTCAGGGAAAAGCCGTCGCAGATTTTACAGATCGTACCCGCCAGCAACGGGTCCTGGTTTATCGGTGACCGGCTGAATTTTTTCTGGAATGGTAAATCCGTTAGCACTTACAAGCATAATCTTTCCATTCAATCGGCATTTCCTTTTAATGAAAACACCCTGGTCTATGCGAGAGAAAAAGGTATTTCGGTTATGCAAAACGGGAAGGTATCACCGGTTTTGCGCGGCGAAAATGTACCGGTATTGCTGGATCTGGTAGCAGTTGTGCCGTTTTCAGATCAATCTGCCATGCTGGTGACCAGCGGGCAGGGTATTTACATGCTGAAAAATAACCGGATCGAAAATGCCCCGGGGAATGCCAATGCAGTTTTAACCGGAAATAAAGCTACCGCTGCAGTGCGCCTCCGTGACGGGAAGATCGCGATCAGCACTGGTACACAAGGTATGCTGGTTCTCACCGCAGACGGAGATGTGGCCTATCCAATTTTTAACGAGGAAAGTATCCGCGAGCGTCAGGTAACTGCGATGTTCAGTGATCGCGATGATAATGTCTGGCTTGCATTGAACGATGGGCTGGCAAGGTTGGACCTGCCCTCGGCGATCTCGGTTTTTGACGAAAATTCGGGATTAAAAGGCGCTGTGACTTCTGTTACCCGCTTGTCAGGCAGGCTTTTTATCGGGACACTGTCCGGCCTCTATTATCTGGAAAGCAATAGGATCGTCCGGGTAAACGCATTTCAAGGAAGCTGTCTTGGCTTTGATGTGGCGGGAGGAAATCTGTATGTGGCGTCGAACAAGGGTTTGTTTCAATTAGCTGAAAATCTTGCTTTAAACTCAATAGGAAATGAATTTTCGCTATGCATAACTGCGTCGCAATCGGGAAAGGAGCTTTTCGCAGGGTTGCAGGATGGCCTGGCTATTTATACAAAAAACAATGGTGGCTGGGAAAGGGAACGCGTAAAAGGCGTTACTGAGCAGATTACCGGCGTTACTGAGTTTCCGGCGGGTACCTTTTGGCTGGAAACTTTGTCGAATGGAATCATAAAGCTCGATCCGGCTATCGGTTCCATCAAGAGGTTTTCAGCGCCACAAGGCATTACCAGCCCGCTTTACAATAAGCTCGCGGTTTTTGGAAACAGATTGGTTGTGTCCAATAAAGACGGGCTTTTTGAATACCACGCAAATGGTGACCGGTTTACACCAGCAACCTGGTTGACCAGCCGGAGAGCATGGTTTGACCGTGTTGAGGGAGACGATCAGGGCAATATATGGACGACACGCGGCGATAAAAAGTCGGTCACCTATTTCAGGAAAATCAAATCGGGCGTAGGATTTGAGCAGCTTGAAACTCCATTCGCGCCGATTTCAAATGTTCCTTTCCAGATCGTTTTTCCGGACCGGGCTGGTGTTGCGTGGCTCGGCGGGGACCAGGGGCTTTTCCGGCTCGACATGAATGCCGGCGGGCACTATGGGCAAAGTTATCCGGTATTGCTAAGGCGGGTTGCAACGCAGGACGGCGTGCTGCCGATACCTGACGAAAAGGGCTCGGAGGTTACGTTGGGGCACCGGCAGAATAACCTGACGATCGAATACGCCTTGCCCAGCTTTCACAGTAATCAGGAAGTCGAATACCAGTATATTCTTGAAAATTATGACAAAGGCTGGTCGGAGTGGAATCCGCTGACCCGGAAGGAATACAATGGTCTGCCATCGGGAAGTTATGTATTCAAGGTGAGGGCGCGGGATATTTATGGGAATATTTCAAAGGAGGCGACATTTCCGGTTACCATACTCACGCCCTGGTTCAGGCAGTGGTATATGATTGCGCTCTACATCATCGCATTTGCTGTGCTGATCTATTATGTAGTTCGCTGGCGGATCCGCAGGATTGTCAGAGAAAAACAAGAGCTTGAAAACCTGATCCGCGAGCGGACGGAGGAAGTGGTAAATCAAAAGGAAGAACTTGAACATCAGTCGGATGAATTGTCTGCTACGAATGACCAGCTCGAACGGATTGACGAATTTGTGAAATCCATCAACGGGGAGGTCAATACCAAAAAGTTATTTCAGCTTGTTCTGGACCGTTTGTGCGGGTTTCAGAATGTGGACGGCGCCTCGGCGCTGGTATTTAACAAAGCAGCTGACAACTACCAGTTTATCGCGTTGGCAGGCTCGGTGGAAAACGCGGATGTGGAGGATGTAAGAATGAGCGCCCGTGAAGCGGAGGAGCGCTATGTCGAGCATGGAGAGGAGGTTTTTGAAGATATTTTTCTAAAAAGCAACTTCCGCAACCAGAACAGCAACAGATCCATCGGAGACAATTTTTCTCCCAAGTCTCTGATCAGCATCCTGATCCGGGTGGAAGGCGAGGTTAAAAGCTACATTACCCTTGAAAATATGGAGCGGGAGCATGCATTTCAGGAGCGCGATTTTAATATGGTCAAAAACCTGAAAGAGCATTTGATCGGTGCTTATATTAAAACCAATATCCTTGAAAACCTTGAAAACACGCTTTCTAATCTTAAATCGACGCAGGAAGAACTGATCCGCCAGGAGCGGCTGGCGTCGGTAGGAAGTTTGACAAAAGGTATCGTCGACCGCATTCTGAATCCACTTAACTACATTAACAATTTCTCACAATCATCGGGGAAGCTGCTGAAAGAGATCACCGAAGTTACCGATAAGCATCAGGAAGGGCTGTCGGAGGATGAGAAGGACGATCTGGAAAGCGGTTTCGATATGCTCCAGAAAAATCTGGAAAAGATATATGAGCACGGCAACAGCACCACGCGCATTGTCAAGGATATGCAAAAGCTGCTGAAAGGGAAATCGACGGAATTCTTCGTGACTGAGCTCAATCCCTTCCTCGAATCAAAGGCTAGATCGGCTGTTCAGGAGGTTTTGAATGAATATAAGGATGCCCAGGTAAAGCTGTCTTTTGCTCTCGATACAGAGCCGGTACGGGTTAGCTTGCTGCCTTACGAGTTTGCGCAAGTGCTTCATAATCTGATCAGCAATGCGTGTTACGCAGTGGCCGAGAAGGCGAAGCTGGCTAAGCACCTTGAACCCGAGATCAAAATTACAACACGTGCAGCCGGCGACGGTGTTTCGATTTTCCTGCGGGATAATGGAAAAGGAATCCCTCAAAAAGAGACCGAGCAACTTTTCAATCCATTTTTTACAACCAAACCAACTTCGAAAGGCACGGGTCTGGGACTCTATATGAGCAAAGATATAATTGAATACCACAAGGGCAGCATGTCGGTGATTTCGAGGGAGGGCGAATTTACTGAAGTTGAAATCTTCCTTCCGATTGTCAAATAG
- a CDS encoding sensor histidine kinase, translating into MEPATTDKEIEIYQQKIIELNRLAELGQLSAGILHEIKNPVSFVNNFSRLSNGLVEEIRAILGKPLAELSSDDIEEEKDILNTLSQNLLKINENGKRIERIIQGMLAQARSDGAVFEPTDLNQLLEEYSKLAYQSVRADDREFNVTLKYELDPQVGLVSLSRGEFGRVIVNLVNNGCYAINEKRKAGADFDPVIEIVTKKLDAGIEIRICDNGIGIADDIVSKLFQPFFTTKPLGKGTGLGLSLTYSSIVDTHKGTIGVTSVQGEKTEFKILIPA; encoded by the coding sequence ATGGAGCCCGCTACTACCGATAAGGAAATTGAAATTTATCAGCAAAAAATCATTGAACTGAACCGGCTGGCTGAATTAGGCCAGCTCAGCGCTGGCATTTTGCATGAGATCAAAAACCCTGTGAGTTTTGTAAATAATTTCTCAAGATTGTCAAACGGACTGGTCGAAGAGATCCGTGCGATTCTGGGAAAGCCGCTGGCGGAGTTGAGTTCAGACGATATTGAAGAAGAAAAAGACATTTTGAACACGCTGTCGCAAAACCTTCTCAAAATCAACGAAAACGGCAAACGGATCGAGCGGATCATCCAGGGAATGCTCGCGCAGGCGCGTTCTGACGGTGCGGTTTTCGAACCGACGGACCTCAATCAGCTGCTGGAAGAATATAGCAAGCTGGCTTACCAGAGTGTCAGGGCAGATGACAGGGAATTTAATGTGACGTTGAAATATGAGCTTGACCCGCAGGTCGGACTGGTCAGTTTATCGAGGGGCGAATTCGGCAGGGTGATTGTTAACCTCGTCAATAACGGCTGCTATGCGATCAATGAAAAGCGGAAAGCCGGGGCGGATTTCGACCCGGTGATAGAGATCGTGACAAAAAAGCTGGATGCAGGTATTGAAATCAGGATCTGCGACAACGGAATCGGAATAGCGGATGATATCGTCTCAAAACTGTTCCAGCCATTTTTTACTACCAAACCACTGGGAAAAGGTACCGGGCTGGGACTGTCGCTCACATATTCCAGTATTGTAGATACGCATAAAGGGACGATAGGTGTGACTTCGGTGCAAGGCGAAAAAACAGAATTCAAAATACTCATTCCTGCCTAA